In Paenibacillus sonchi, the genomic stretch AGGACACCTCCTGATACGGAATTACCCCCCGCGGGTAGCCAAGAGCGGTGACGTCCATGTCATGCTGGATGCAATGGGACGAAATGACGATATCCCCGATACCGAGCTCCGGATGCACCGCCCCGGCAACGCCAGTGAACAGCACACGTGCCACTCCAAAAGCATCAATCAGAATTTGTGTCGTCACCGCAGCGTTGACCTTGCCGACTCCCGATTTGCAGAGAACCACCCTTTGGCCGAATATAGTGCCTGAATAATAAGCAACGCCTGCCTTGACTGTGCTTTCCTTATCTTCCATACTCTCCAGGAGCAGCTTGATCTCCTCGTCCATCGCTCCAATCAATCCTATAATTTCACTCATATGTACCCTCCTGCATGTAAGTAAAATACACCTCAATAAAACATAAAAAGCTCCAACCGGAGCTTTCTACGCACTTATGTTCCATACGGATACTTATTTGTTCACATGATTCACAGACAAACGCAGGATCGTCTCATGAGGCAAAATGACACGCGGATTCTCAACCGTTTCCTTCTTCATCAGCTTCGTCAGAAGTCTCATTGCTACCGCGCCCAGATCGTACATAGGCTGCGCTACAGTTGTCAGCAAAGGACGGACCATAGAAGCCATGCGGATATTGTCGACACTGATGATCGAGAAGTCATCCGGCACCTTCAGGCCTTCATCCTGAATACTGTGGATGGCACCAATCGCCATTTCATCGGTTGCCGCAAATACAGCTGTAGGCTTCTTCTTCAGCCCCAGGAAGTACTTCATCGCTTCGACACCGGATTCGTAACGGTAATTCCCGATGCGGACCAGATCCTCCTGGTACTCAATGCCTGCTGCTTCCAGCGCTTTCTTGTACCCCTGGAAACGGGCATAACCATTGGCAGGGTCCTGCAGCGTTCCGCTAATCATTGCAATTTCGCGGTGGCCATGGCGGATAAGTGTGTTCACGGCATCGAAAGCCGCCGTCTCATGATCGATATCAACAGACGGGTAGGTTCCCTGCTCATCACGCGTAGCGCAAAGTACGATTGGAACGGCAGACGTTTGGAAGGCTTGGATATGTTCTTCTGTTACGGTTCCACCCATGAACAGCAGCCCGTCCACCTGCTTCTCCAAAAGCGTGTTGATGACACGTATTTCCTTCTCTTTGCGCTTATCCGCGTTACACAAAATAATGTTATAATGGTACATGTTGGCAATATCTTCGATCCCGCGTGCAATTTCTGCAAAAATCGAGTTCGAGATATCGGGGATAACAACCCCAACGGTTGTTGTTTTCTTGCTGGCGAGACCTCTCGCCACGGCGTTTGGACGATAGCCCAAACGTTCAATCGCTTCAAAAACTTTCTTCCGGGTCTGCGGTTTCACGTTCGGGTTATTGTTCACAACCCGTGATACCGTAGCCATAGATACGCCTGCTTCTCGAGCTACATCGTAAATGGTTACCGTCAAATTACTCTCTCCATTGCGATAAATTTTATCGTTCGACTAATTAAAATTATGATACGACACTTTGTACAATTGTGCAATGATAACGCTTCATTTTCCTTTCAAAATTTCTTTCAAGGGCTGAGAACGCTACCGGAATGCGGGAAAAAACGCTCCTGCTGCTTCATTGTCCTCCAATGATTTCCAACTGTAACATGCCGGATTCATAGGTTTGTCTAACCTGTTTCTATCGTATCAAAAAGCGCGTGAAAAATCCAACATTCGTGAAAGATTTTCATTAATTTTGCAGAAAAAATTTCAGTATCCGCTTTATTTCGCCTTTATTTTGCGCTTTCCGCCGGCTGAACTGTCAATTGCGACAGTCTAATTCCAGTTTCATCCATCCATTTAGGGTCGTTCAGATCCACTGCCAGCCGGTATACATCCAGCAGCAGATCAATCCGCCCCTGTATCGCGCTCCGGATCTGTTCCTCCAACTCGGACATCCCCCCGGCAAACAACCCCTTGGCAAAGGTCTCCTTGAGCACACTGGCCCATTCATTTCTGTCAGCAAACGAAATATGCCGCTTGGGCGGCGTTTCGCCTAGTTCGTGAATCAGCTTGCCCAGATCACCTTTAATGCATGACAGAGGCTCATAGCGTCCGCACTCCCCGCAGGTATAGACAGGGACATGCTTAATTTTTATCTTTGCACTGTAGATTAACGTATGCATATGTATGGTCATGATGCCGCCGCAGCTGCATGACGTCTTCAATAAATAATCTTTGTACATCTCCCACACCTCAGATTTATTTTGTAAAATCGCCTCAACCGCATTATCTATAAAAACACGAAACTCACCTGTTCAATCCCTATATTCGACCCGGTTCCCCTCAATCCCTTCTCATTTGCATAAAATGATTTATTTGGTAATTTGTCTAAGGATTTCAATTCCCCGGATGACTTCATATTTCAAATTTGCTAGAATATATTGAAGGCTGGATTCTTGAAGGGAGCTGCAGAACATGAGACTAACCGGCAAAAAGGTTATAGCATTGGTAGACGACGAATTCGAGGATTTGGAGCTGTGGTATCCGGTGTACCGCGTCAGAGAGGAAGGCGCCGAGGTCCATCTGGCCGGGCTGGAAAAAGATAAAACCTATGTGGGCAAATACGGGGTTCCGGCTAAAGCTGAGTATTCCTGGGATGAGCTGGACGCCGCCGATTATGACGGCATACTCGTACCCGGCGGCTGGGCTCCTGATAAAATCCGCCGCTATAGTGCGGTGCTGAAGCTTGTACAGGATTTCAACGCGGCGAAGAAGCCGATTGGGCAGATCTGCCATGCCGGCTGGGTGTTGATCTCTGCAAAAATATTGGAGGGAGTAACAGTTACATCCACCCCGGGTATCCGTGATGATATGGAGAATGCCGGAGCAATCTGGAAGGATGAAGCTGTCGTAACCGACGGACATATCATCTCCGCCCGCCGTCCGCCGGACCTGCCGCCTTATGGCAAAGCCTTCTGCGATGCGTTAGCGGGAGAGTAGTCCGGCAGATACTGTATATAAAAGCCCTGTCCTTTCAACTATATAAAGGGCAGGGCTT encodes the following:
- a CDS encoding 5'-methylthioadenosine/adenosylhomocysteine nucleosidase produces the protein MSEIIGLIGAMDEEIKLLLESMEDKESTVKAGVAYYSGTIFGQRVVLCKSGVGKVNAAVTTQILIDAFGVARVLFTGVAGAVHPELGIGDIVISSHCIQHDMDVTALGYPRGVIPYQEVSSFPADPALVQLAEEACRTLKQKSVTGVVLSGDQFIASAAVVAELREQLDGACAEMEGAAVAQVCYMNEIPFVIIRSMSDKADGSAHVNYREFTVKASERSHAILEYMLKAM
- the ccpA gene encoding catabolite control protein A — its product is MTVTIYDVAREAGVSMATVSRVVNNNPNVKPQTRKKVFEAIERLGYRPNAVARGLASKKTTTVGVVIPDISNSIFAEIARGIEDIANMYHYNIILCNADKRKEKEIRVINTLLEKQVDGLLFMGGTVTEEHIQAFQTSAVPIVLCATRDEQGTYPSVDIDHETAAFDAVNTLIRHGHREIAMISGTLQDPANGYARFQGYKKALEAAGIEYQEDLVRIGNYRYESGVEAMKYFLGLKKKPTAVFAATDEMAIGAIHSIQDEGLKVPDDFSIISVDNIRMASMVRPLLTTVAQPMYDLGAVAMRLLTKLMKKETVENPRVILPHETILRLSVNHVNK
- a CDS encoding type 1 glutamine amidotransferase domain-containing protein produces the protein MRLTGKKVIALVDDEFEDLELWYPVYRVREEGAEVHLAGLEKDKTYVGKYGVPAKAEYSWDELDAADYDGILVPGGWAPDKIRRYSAVLKLVQDFNAAKKPIGQICHAGWVLISAKILEGVTVTSTPGIRDDMENAGAIWKDEAVVTDGHIISARRPPDLPPYGKAFCDALAGE